The nucleotide sequence TTCATAGGCGTCATTCCGCTTTGGATCAGCAGCTGGAAACTGATTTTGATCAGCCGCGACAACCTGGATAAAAGTTTACGCGAGAATTTTTTCAGCATCGGTTCCACGGTTTCCACAAAGATTTCTGATTTTGTCACGGAGAACCGCACGCAAGTTCACGAATACGCTCTAAAAATGGCTCCGCAATTGCAGGAAAATTCTACGGAGCCGCCCGAGTTGATGCGGAATCCGGCGATTTTGAAAGTTCGCATTTTGAATCTGCAAGGGAAGGGTCCGTACTATTCCAAATTCAATTTTCAAGATCCGCAAGTGCCGAATCTGGAGTTCCAGGGATTCAGTCAGGCCGCTGAAGGCAAATCCTATATGAGCGCTCCTTATTATCATCACTCTGATGATGTTCCGATCCTGCTTTTTACGGAACCGATCCGGTCACGAGATGAAACAGTGATGGGAATTCTTTCCGTGATCGTCAGTGTGGAACCGCTCTGGAAAATGATCAACGAGCAAAGCGCAGGCGGGCGCAAGGTTTACGTTGTAGATTCCAAAGGCAATCTTCTTTTGCATCCGGACAAAGCGGAAATGCAAGCGCACAAAAATCTTTCAAACACCGCAATTGTTCGCGGATACTTGAATACAAAAGGAGCTGTAGAAGGAGTTCTTTCTTATAAGGAAAAGGATACGGAAATTTTGGGGGCCTATAGCTCGGTCAACGATCCCGATTGGGGTGTGATCATTCAGATTGATAAAGACATTGCTCTTGCTTCCGTCAATGACATGATCCGTACTTCGATTATCTGGGGAATTATTTTTGCGCTCGCCGCCTGCCTCGTGGGCTTTTTGTTTGCGCAATGGATTACTCGTCCGATCCAGGTTCTTGCACAACATGCGTTAGATATCGGGCGTAAGCAGAATTTTGACAAGAAAATCGAATTGAAGGCGAGCAACGAAATTCAGCAGCTTGCAGACACGTTTAATTTTATGACCGATGAGATCAAACAGAATATCATCGGTCTGCAAAATGCGGCGAGCGAAAACAAAGAATTGTTTATGAGCGCCATCCGGATGCTGGCTGCTGCAATTGATGCAAAGGATCCGTACACTAGAGGCCATTCCGAACGCGTGAAAGACTATTCTCTGGTCATTGCTAGACAGTTGTCTTTTGGTGCCGCTGAGCTCGAAAGAGTGGAAATAGCTGCATTGCTTCATGATGTTGGCAAAATTGGTATTGATGACCGGATTTTGCGAAAACCGACGAATCTGACGCCTGAAGAATTTGAAGTGATGAAGACACATCCGGATAAAGGGGCCAGCATTCTTGCGCAAATTGCCCAGCTTTCCGACATCATTCCGGGAACTCGCGCGCATCATGAAAACTACGATGGGTCCGGTTATCCGGGTAGACTGAAAGGGGAGGAGATTCCGTTGTTGGGACGTATCATTACGATAGCAGACACTTTCGACGCAATGACCACGGACCGTCCTTATCAGAAAGCTTTCACGCTCGAATTTGCGCTGAATCGTATCAGGGCCATGGCCGGCATTAAGTACGATCCGAAGATTGTGGAGGCATTCAGCCATGCATGCGAGGAAGGAAAAGTGACACTCCACAAACCTTCACGTCCTCGCGCTAAACAACCAGTAGCGTAAGAAGTGTCATAGCAATGAGTAATGAGTAATGAGCAATGAGTACCCGATGGTCTCTTCTTTCTGGTTTCATCACTCATGACTCATTACTTTGGCGCTCCATGTTATACTTTGCTTCCAAAATAAGGGTGGTTTTTTGATGAAGAAATCATTTACGGTGTTTTTGTTATTCCTCATTGCCGTTGCCATCGCGTGCAGCGGTAAAAAGCAATCTCAGACGAATCCAACGGACACCAAGGGCAGGAAGGGGCGGCCCTCTGAAGCATTGGCGCTCAGGGATGCCAACGATCTGCTTTCCAAAGGTCGCTGCGCTGATGCAACGAATTCATATCTTCAATTCTTGCAAAAATATCCAACCGATCCGGGTGCCTTGAACCTCCTGGGACTCTCCTATCTTTGCGAAGCAAAACACGACCTTGCGATAGCTTCCTTTCAAAAGGCGCTGCAAGTCCGGCCCAGTTACACGGATGTACATAATAATCTCGGCGTTGCTTACATGGAGCTTAAAAACTATCCCGAAGCGCGCAAGGAATTTTTGATTGCCCTTCAAGATCGTAACTACATGAAAGCCGGTCCATACTTTAATCTGGCAAAACTGGCATTTTCTCAGCAGAGTTATGAAGAATCCAGGGCGCTTGCTAAAAAAGCGATGGACCTGGTGCCGAAACAGAAAGATGGTTTGCCGGAAGAAGCAGCTCCACTTTTGCTGTACTCACTTTCCTTGGAACGACTCAACAGACTCGATGAGGCCGCCGTTGCCTTTCGCGATCTTTTGAAAATCGATTCACAAAACCTGGAAGCAAGCTATTCACTTGCCACAATTATGGCCCGCAAGAATCAACCCTGTGTCGCCCGTCAGTATTATCTGCAGGTTGTAGATGCTGATCCTCTAAGCGATCTTGGTCAAAAATCGATCGAAGCTCTCAAAGGGATTCAATGCCAGCAATAAGTGATGGCATTTGAATTAATCCTGCGTAGAATTTTTCTTCATAAAGAAGTCGAGGGTGTGATCTTTCTCGATTCCGAAGGGGAGGAGATATTTTCCTACGGAGAGATTGACCACGATCACCTTAAACTGATGGGCGCCTACCAGGGGATTGTGTTGAATAGCATCAGACGACTGGAATTGGGAAGGAACGGCACTGTGATCACACGATGCGGCAAGCGTTCGATTCTTACACATCAGCTCAAAGATGGATATTTTGTGAGTGTGGTTTTATCCCGGGATGCAAATATCGCGCATGCGCGTTTTCAGTTTGGAGACTATTTTTTATCCTTGGAAAAAGAATTATAGAACGGAGCGCGGGCATCTTACCCGCATTACGGGCCGCGGACTTCCAGTCCGCAAGGAGTTTTTGTGTTTGAATTCATAACCGAAGAAAAAACATTTTTACAGAAGTTGCGCTCAGGCCTCAAAAAAACCAAAGATAGTCTGGGCACGCAGCTTGATAAAGCGATGAAGCTGGGCCGGCCTGTCGATGAAAGTATTCTGGGTCCACTGGAAGAGGCTCTTATTCAATCCGATATCGGAGTCGGGCTTGCTACGGACCTGGTGGAGCTGGTGAATGATCGAATCAAGAGCAATCAGCTTTCGAATGTAGAAGCGGTCAAGAAGCTGATTCATGATGAATTACTTTCAATTTTTAAGAATACCGACCCGTGGTGGGAAAAGCGTTATCCAACACCTGCTGTATTCATGATCATTGGAGTGAACGGAGTAGGGAAGACCACTTCGATCGCTAAGCTGGCTCACGAATACAAGAAGCAGGGAAAGAGAGTTTTGATCTGCGCGGCGGATACTTTCCGCGCGGCTGCAACGGAGCAGCTGGAAATCTGGGCAAAACGGGTAGGCGTGGATATTTTGAAACAGCAAAGCGGATCGGATCCTGCGGCCGTTGTTTTCGACGCTTTGAACGCTGCGAAAGCGCAGAAAAGGGATCTGGTCTTGATCGATACTGCGGGACGGCTCCACACAAAAACAAACTTGATGCAGGAGCTTGCTAAAATTCGAAAAGTTGCAAACCGCGAAGTTGCCGGAGCGCCGCACGAAAGCTGGCTTGTACTGGACGCGACGGTTGGGCAAAATGGGATTGTTCAGGCACGCGAGTTCATGAACATCACACCGATTACGGGAATCATTCTTACGAAAATCGACGGAACTGCGAAAGGTGGAATCGTTGTGAGCATTGCAAAGGAACTCGGTGTGCCGATCAAATTTCTTGGCGTCGGTGAATCGCTGGATGATTTGATTCCCTTCGACCCGCAAAAATTCATCGATGCTTTATTTGAAGTATGATGAAGACCTGTGGGTAGGGGCAGGGCTTGTCCCTGCCCGCCTGATCATGAAAACATTCTATGGGCAGGCACAAGGCCTGCCCCTACCATACGATTTATGCTGGATCACTACTACTTAAATCTCGCGTATCAGCTTGCCTTGCAGAATGAAGGTGCCACTTCGCCAAATCCTGCTGTAGGTGCTGTGATTGCTCGAGGCGAAAACTTGATTTCGTACGGAGCTCACGAAAGAGCAGGTGAGCCCCATGCAGAAATCTTCGCTTTGCACAGGGCCGGCGCTCGCGCTCGCAACGCTACTCTCTACTGCACTCTGGAACCGTGCGCTCATCAAGGGAAAACCGGACCCTGCGTCGAGCAGATCATCGCGGCAGGCATATCTCGCGTTGTATACGGACTGGTTGATCAGAATCCGCTTGTTGCCGGAAAAGGAATCTCCGCGCTGGAACAGGCCGGTATTCAGACACAGCAAGTTCGCCTGAAAGCAATCGATGATTTCTATGAATCTTCTTTTAAGACATTGCGCACGAAGCGTCCTTATTTGATTGCAAAAGTTGCAATGACTGCCAACGGAATCATTTCACCGGCGGACCGCAACTCCCGTTGGATCACGAACGAGACGAGTCTCACCTGGGTTCATCAGCTCAGAGCGCGTTGCGATGCGATTCTTGTT is from bacterium and encodes:
- a CDS encoding tetratricopeptide repeat protein, giving the protein MKKSFTVFLLFLIAVAIACSGKKQSQTNPTDTKGRKGRPSEALALRDANDLLSKGRCADATNSYLQFLQKYPTDPGALNLLGLSYLCEAKHDLAIASFQKALQVRPSYTDVHNNLGVAYMELKNYPEARKEFLIALQDRNYMKAGPYFNLAKLAFSQQSYEESRALAKKAMDLVPKQKDGLPEEAAPLLLYSLSLERLNRLDEAAVAFRDLLKIDSQNLEASYSLATIMARKNQPCVARQYYLQVVDADPLSDLGQKSIEALKGIQCQQ
- the ribD gene encoding bifunctional diaminohydroxyphosphoribosylaminopyrimidine deaminase/5-amino-6-(5-phosphoribosylamino)uracil reductase RibD encodes the protein MLDHYYLNLAYQLALQNEGATSPNPAVGAVIARGENLISYGAHERAGEPHAEIFALHRAGARARNATLYCTLEPCAHQGKTGPCVEQIIAAGISRVVYGLVDQNPLVAGKGISALEQAGIQTQQVRLKAIDDFYESSFKTLRTKRPYLIAKVAMTANGIISPADRNSRWITNETSLTWVHQLRARCDAILVGADTVLLDRPHLTVRTDAVQRKPWRIIIDSRLKLHPEECSLLEDEGPILICGSHTAPASKENAWKNYPVRILRFLNVQELMASFYEMGLQKILIEGGQKIFTFFHVAGMIDEYVLMIAPRLLTGKHFLNFLAGPEQSLAETRRYQIDLPVEVDGDLIVRIRPSSAT
- a CDS encoding HD domain-containing protein; this translates as MAIFKETKIKTSILVTLTLLFFFIGVIPLWISSWKLILISRDNLDKSLRENFFSIGSTVSTKISDFVTENRTQVHEYALKMAPQLQENSTEPPELMRNPAILKVRILNLQGKGPYYSKFNFQDPQVPNLEFQGFSQAAEGKSYMSAPYYHHSDDVPILLFTEPIRSRDETVMGILSVIVSVEPLWKMINEQSAGGRKVYVVDSKGNLLLHPDKAEMQAHKNLSNTAIVRGYLNTKGAVEGVLSYKEKDTEILGAYSSVNDPDWGVIIQIDKDIALASVNDMIRTSIIWGIIFALAACLVGFLFAQWITRPIQVLAQHALDIGRKQNFDKKIELKASNEIQQLADTFNFMTDEIKQNIIGLQNAASENKELFMSAIRMLAAAIDAKDPYTRGHSERVKDYSLVIARQLSFGAAELERVEIAALLHDVGKIGIDDRILRKPTNLTPEEFEVMKTHPDKGASILAQIAQLSDIIPGTRAHHENYDGSGYPGRLKGEEIPLLGRIITIADTFDAMTTDRPYQKAFTLEFALNRIRAMAGIKYDPKIVEAFSHACEEGKVTLHKPSRPRAKQPVA
- the ftsY gene encoding signal recognition particle-docking protein FtsY yields the protein MFEFITEEKTFLQKLRSGLKKTKDSLGTQLDKAMKLGRPVDESILGPLEEALIQSDIGVGLATDLVELVNDRIKSNQLSNVEAVKKLIHDELLSIFKNTDPWWEKRYPTPAVFMIIGVNGVGKTTSIAKLAHEYKKQGKRVLICAADTFRAAATEQLEIWAKRVGVDILKQQSGSDPAAVVFDALNAAKAQKRDLVLIDTAGRLHTKTNLMQELAKIRKVANREVAGAPHESWLVLDATVGQNGIVQAREFMNITPITGIILTKIDGTAKGGIVVSIAKELGVPIKFLGVGESLDDLIPFDPQKFIDALFEV
- a CDS encoding roadblock/LC7 domain-containing protein yields the protein MAFELILRRIFLHKEVEGVIFLDSEGEEIFSYGEIDHDHLKLMGAYQGIVLNSIRRLELGRNGTVITRCGKRSILTHQLKDGYFVSVVLSRDANIAHARFQFGDYFLSLEKEL